Proteins encoded in a region of the Bacteroidota bacterium genome:
- the tatC gene encoding twin-arginine translocase subunit TatC: MALFGNTDSNGQPKEMSFLQHLEELRWHLVRSAAVIVVFAIAIFCLPGIFIDEIFLGPIKQDFISYRALCALGHKIGAGDVMCMQVKEVKLQTLGISEQFFTHMWFAFMGGLILGFPFLLWELWKFVRPALKDKEIGPVKIFVVIASLLFLFGICFGYFIMFPMSYNFLINYQMSDSGLIETNQTLDDYSSFITTMTLVSGIIFELPILVYFLSRMTLLTPAFMRKYRKHAVVIILIAAAVITPSPDVTSQMVVAVPMYLLYEVSIYVSKYVVKKYKLED, translated from the coding sequence ATGGCCTTATTCGGAAATACAGATAGTAACGGACAACCAAAGGAAATGTCATTTCTGCAACACCTTGAGGAATTGCGTTGGCATTTGGTAAGAAGTGCTGCTGTAATTGTTGTTTTCGCGATTGCCATTTTTTGTTTACCCGGAATTTTTATTGATGAGATTTTTTTAGGACCAATTAAGCAGGATTTCATTTCATACCGCGCCTTATGTGCCTTAGGTCATAAAATCGGAGCGGGTGACGTGATGTGTATGCAGGTGAAAGAGGTGAAGTTGCAAACACTTGGTATATCAGAACAGTTTTTTACACACATGTGGTTTGCCTTTATGGGTGGATTAATTTTAGGTTTCCCTTTCTTGTTGTGGGAGTTATGGAAGTTTGTTCGTCCGGCATTAAAAGATAAAGAGATTGGACCTGTGAAGATATTTGTTGTTATCGCTTCTCTTTTGTTCTTATTTGGAATTTGTTTCGGTTACTTCATTATGTTTCCAATGTCTTACAATTTCCTTATCAACTATCAAATGTCGGATAGCGGATTGATTGAGACGAATCAAACCTTGGATGATTATTCATCTTTTATTACTACCATGACTTTGGTATCGGGAATTATTTTCGAGTTGCCAATATTGGTTTATTTCCTTTCCCGCATGACATTGCTAACCCCGGCATTCATGCGTAAATACCGCAAGCATGCTGTTGTTATTATTTTAATTGCAGCGGCAGTCATTACACCAAGTCCGGATGTTACTTCACAAATGGTTGTTGCTGTTCCAATGTATTTGTTATATGAAGTAAGTATTTATGTTTCTAAGTACGTCGTAAAAAAATATAAACTCGAAGACTAA
- a CDS encoding BtrH N-terminal domain-containing protein, whose amino-acid sequence MKKEFKHIQAAHCENGVATSLLRYHGLDFATEPLVFGMGSGIFYIHIPFLMINGGPAVSYRTMPGFIFSRAAKLLGLSVTRKKFSNEQRAKEFLDNKIKLGEPVGCQVGVFNLPYFPPEYRFHFNAHNLITFAKEGNEYLVSDPVMEGVTRLTEQDMMKVRFAKGPFAPNGHVYYPENIKAVSDETIRRAIVKGIKRASRDMLYIPGPIAGVSGINYTAKHIRKWRDKLGAKKAALYLGQIVRMQEEIGTGGGGFRFIYAAFLEEASKYLSDDRLLKVSDEFTKAGDLWRTSAVQMGRIYKGRLDDQKYYDECADMLNQISAIEKGAFRELKNMTLKY is encoded by the coding sequence GTGAAGAAAGAATTTAAGCACATACAAGCCGCGCATTGCGAAAACGGCGTTGCCACGAGTTTATTAAGATATCACGGATTAGATTTTGCAACTGAACCTTTAGTGTTCGGAATGGGTTCAGGGATTTTTTACATTCATATTCCATTCTTAATGATTAACGGCGGGCCGGCGGTTTCTTACCGTACGATGCCGGGATTTATTTTCTCGCGTGCAGCAAAACTATTGGGGCTAAGTGTAACCAGAAAAAAATTCAGCAACGAACAGCGCGCAAAAGAGTTTTTAGACAACAAAATAAAATTAGGTGAGCCGGTGGGCTGTCAGGTTGGTGTATTCAACTTACCATACTTTCCGCCTGAATATCGTTTCCATTTTAACGCACATAACTTAATCACTTTTGCAAAAGAAGGAAATGAATATTTAGTTAGTGATCCTGTAATGGAAGGCGTAACACGTTTGACAGAACAAGACATGATGAAAGTTCGCTTTGCAAAAGGACCTTTCGCTCCAAATGGTCATGTATATTACCCTGAAAACATAAAAGCAGTGAGTGACGAAACGATCAGGCGAGCGATTGTGAAAGGCATTAAACGTGCTTCGCGTGATATGCTTTATATTCCCGGACCAATCGCAGGAGTTTCTGGTATTAATTATACAGCTAAACACATTCGTAAATGGCGCGATAAATTAGGCGCTAAAAAAGCTGCTTTATATTTAGGACAAATTGTTCGTATGCAAGAAGAAATCGGAACCGGTGGCGGCGGATTCCGTTTTATATACGCTGCATTTTTAGAAGAAGCATCAAAATACCTCAGCGACGATCGGTTATTAAAAGTATCAGATGAATTTACAAAAGCCGGTGATTTATGGAGAACAAGTGCAGTACAAATGGGAAGAATCTATAAAGGAAGATTAGACGATCAGAAATATTATGACGAATGTGCCGATATGCTCAATCAAATTTCTGCAATTGAAAAAGGCGCGTTTCGAGAGCTAAAGAATATGACCTTAAAATACTAG
- the aroF gene encoding 3-deoxy-7-phosphoheptulonate synthase has translation MIIQLKENISSTEKSGIGNYLSEKKFASKEVRTQLGHYLVCIGKTDFDIRTVGNMNGVKDIHVVSDSYKLVSKKWKTNNTKIHLDDELVIGGERPVIMAGPCSVESEKQIQSIAEHLVKNGVRIMRGGVFKPRSSPYAFRGMGIEGLKLMHAICKPLNIKIITEVMQESQLEQMEPYVDIFQVGARNSQNFNLLDALGELDKPVLIKRGISGTIEELLYSAEYVFSKGNEKLILCERGIRTFENAYRNTFDINAIQVLKDKSHLPVIADPSHGVGIRDYVSKLALASLISGADGVIYEVHEKPEEALSDGQQTLNFEESKSLIDKIHVLSNSFI, from the coding sequence ATGATCATACAGCTTAAAGAAAATATTTCCTCGACAGAAAAATCCGGCATCGGAAATTATTTATCAGAAAAGAAATTTGCTAGCAAAGAAGTCAGAACCCAATTAGGGCATTATCTGGTTTGTATTGGAAAAACAGACTTCGATATCAGAACCGTTGGAAATATGAATGGGGTAAAGGATATCCATGTTGTTTCCGACAGCTATAAACTCGTAAGTAAAAAGTGGAAAACCAATAACACAAAGATTCATTTGGATGATGAATTGGTGATTGGCGGTGAACGTCCTGTTATTATGGCCGGTCCATGCTCTGTAGAAAGTGAGAAGCAAATACAAAGCATAGCGGAGCATTTGGTAAAAAATGGAGTCAGAATAATGCGTGGCGGTGTGTTTAAACCAAGAAGTTCTCCTTATGCCTTCAGGGGAATGGGTATTGAAGGTTTGAAATTAATGCATGCTATTTGCAAACCGCTCAACATAAAAATCATTACGGAGGTGATGCAAGAATCACAACTGGAACAGATGGAACCTTATGTGGATATTTTTCAGGTGGGGGCGCGTAATTCGCAAAATTTTAATTTATTGGATGCATTAGGAGAATTAGATAAGCCTGTATTAATAAAAAGAGGCATCAGCGGAACCATTGAAGAGCTGCTTTATTCGGCGGAGTATGTATTCAGCAAAGGGAACGAAAAATTAATTTTGTGTGAAAGAGGTATCCGTACATTCGAAAATGCGTATCGGAATACATTTGATATTAATGCCATTCAGGTTTTAAAAGATAAGTCACACCTGCCGGTCATTGCTGATCCCTCGCATGGCGTTGGAATAAGGGATTATGTGTCGAAATTAGCCTTAGCAAGTTTAATTAGTGGCGCGGATGGTGTTATTTATGAAGTACATGAAAAACCCGAAGAGGCTTTATCGGATGGGCAACAAACATTAAATTTTGAGGAATCTAAATCGTTAATTGATAAAATTCATGTTTTAAGCAATTCATTCATTTAG
- a CDS encoding T9SS type A sorting domain-containing protein, with protein sequence MKKQLHFLIMACLFLLTGRIFAQVPVANFSFSPNPVCAGSTVSFTDMSTNAPVIWSYTLAGATPSVMTVQNPTVLYNTAGVYTVGLTAFNLSGSSLPVIKTITVNANPVATMMPNFLSVCSGSSATFSVIAVGPSPFTYSWNTGATTFSINASPTVTTIYSCVITGSNGCTNTQSAVATVIPPPTVLINSNPTAICIPTQHATLTALAIGTGPLSYSWSTGSTTSVAITPVPGNFSVTVTDGNGCKSTQTVNVGSGTMPSVAVTASPAVICSGNSTNLYASGSATSYSWSTSQTTQSISVSPFFTTTYVVTGTSGACSQTAAVTVTVNTTPTVVAVGIPTSICAGQSSTLTATAIGPVSSYSWSSGASGPTTVVSPTTSTNYTVTGTGPGGCSSSTIVAITVNVCTNIESNTKNTSISLYPNPTNGEFNLNVNSSQFNNVIEIYNSLGELIKKQEVKELNSKINLSEYASGIYHIRLMSGEKQVYKNKIIKE encoded by the coding sequence ATGAAAAAACAATTACACTTTTTAATCATGGCTTGCTTATTTCTTCTTACAGGAAGGATATTTGCTCAGGTTCCGGTTGCTAATTTCTCTTTTTCGCCCAACCCTGTTTGTGCTGGTTCCACAGTAAGTTTCACTGATATGTCAACCAATGCGCCGGTAATTTGGTCTTATACCTTAGCGGGTGCTACGCCCTCTGTTATGACCGTTCAAAACCCAACTGTATTGTATAATACAGCAGGCGTTTATACAGTTGGACTAACTGCTTTTAATTTATCCGGTTCAAGCTTACCAGTAATTAAAACCATTACTGTAAACGCCAACCCTGTTGCCACCATGATGCCAAATTTTCTTTCTGTATGTTCAGGAAGTTCGGCAACATTTTCGGTGATTGCGGTAGGGCCATCGCCATTTACTTATAGCTGGAACACTGGAGCTACCACATTTAGCATTAATGCTTCTCCAACAGTAACCACCATTTACTCCTGTGTTATCACCGGCAGTAACGGGTGTACTAACACACAGAGTGCTGTAGCCACCGTAATACCACCTCCTACCGTATTAATCAATTCTAATCCAACGGCTATTTGTATTCCAACACAACATGCAACTTTAACAGCCTTGGCTATTGGTACCGGACCGCTTTCTTATTCATGGTCAACCGGTTCAACCACAAGTGTGGCCATCACGCCGGTACCGGGTAACTTTTCTGTAACAGTTACAGATGGAAATGGATGTAAATCAACACAAACTGTTAACGTTGGATCTGGCACAATGCCTTCTGTTGCGGTTACTGCCAGTCCTGCTGTTATTTGTAGCGGCAACTCAACAAATTTATACGCGAGCGGTTCAGCTACCTCCTATTCATGGAGCACGTCCCAAACAACACAGAGTATTTCCGTGTCACCTTTCTTCACTACTACTTACGTTGTAACCGGTACCAGTGGTGCCTGTTCACAAACTGCAGCAGTAACGGTAACAGTTAATACGACACCAACTGTTGTTGCTGTGGGAATCCCTACCAGCATTTGTGCCGGACAAAGTTCAACACTTACTGCCACTGCCATTGGCCCGGTAAGTTCGTATAGCTGGAGTTCAGGAGCGAGCGGACCTACAACGGTTGTGAGCCCTACCACATCCACTAACTACACAGTTACAGGAACAGGACCCGGCGGATGTTCCAGCTCCACAATAGTTGCGATTACAGTTAATGTTTGTACGAACATCGAGAGTAACACTAAAAACACTTCGATTTCATTATATCCAAACCCGACCAACGGAGAATTCAATTTAAATGTAAATTCAAGTCAGTTCAATAATGTAATTGAAATTTACAACAGCTTAGGTGAATTGATTAAAAAACAAGAAGTGAAAGAATTGAATTCAAAAATTAATCTTTCCGAATACGCGTCCGGAATTTATCACATCCGCTTGATGTCAGGAGAAAAACAGGTTTACAAAAACAAAATCATTAAGGAATAG
- the aroB gene encoding 3-dehydroquinate synthase produces MKAIASIGYKVHFGKNVFKELNSFLTKNKYSKYFVICDQNSFHNCYTELLTNCKKLQSAEIIEIDPGESSKNLDTCAQIWETMLELNADRNTLVINLGGGVVSDMGGFIASVYKRGVDFINIPTTLLSMADASVGGKTGIDFANLKNVIGTITQPKAVFVNINYLSSLSQRDTKNGAAEILKMALISDKVLWKKMKYDYELKSIGEYLYRSVELKNKFVKKDPSEKNVRKALNFGHTIGHAVEAVLLGTDDELLHGEAVIVGMIAESFISYKKKLISKNELDEIVSCFKNTFTLSPVHPQHFTAMDLLILNDKKNSNGKVLFSLLNKIGSCKINQIVPASLVKSSLEYYNSVVHDKN; encoded by the coding sequence ATGAAAGCAATCGCCTCAATCGGATATAAAGTTCATTTCGGTAAGAACGTTTTTAAGGAGCTTAATTCTTTTCTTACAAAAAATAAATATTCAAAGTATTTTGTGATTTGTGATCAGAATTCGTTTCATAATTGCTACACCGAACTGCTAACAAACTGCAAGAAATTACAATCTGCGGAGATTATAGAAATTGATCCGGGCGAAAGTTCAAAAAACCTGGATACCTGTGCTCAGATATGGGAAACCATGCTGGAGTTAAATGCTGATAGAAATACATTGGTTATAAATTTAGGTGGCGGTGTTGTTTCCGACATGGGAGGTTTTATCGCTTCCGTTTACAAGCGTGGTGTAGATTTTATAAATATTCCAACTACCTTGCTCTCGATGGCCGATGCAAGCGTTGGTGGAAAAACGGGAATAGATTTCGCTAACCTCAAAAATGTTATTGGTACCATTACACAACCCAAAGCAGTTTTTGTTAATATAAACTATTTGTCTTCCCTGTCGCAACGAGATACAAAAAATGGAGCGGCGGAAATTTTAAAAATGGCTTTGATTAGCGATAAGGTGCTGTGGAAGAAAATGAAATATGATTACGAACTTAAAAGCATTGGTGAGTATTTATATAGGAGTGTAGAATTAAAAAATAAATTTGTCAAAAAGGATCCATCAGAAAAAAATGTACGGAAGGCGTTAAATTTCGGGCATACGATTGGGCATGCAGTAGAAGCTGTTTTATTGGGTACCGATGATGAACTGCTGCATGGTGAAGCAGTGATAGTAGGAATGATTGCAGAAAGTTTTATTTCATATAAGAAAAAATTGATTTCTAAAAACGAACTTGATGAAATCGTGAGTTGCTTTAAAAATACGTTTACATTAAGTCCGGTTCATCCGCAACATTTCACCGCGATGGATTTACTTATCTTAAACGATAAGAAAAACAGCAACGGCAAAGTACTCTTCTCACTGTTGAACAAAATAGGTTCCTGTAAAATAAATCAGATTGTTCCCGCTTCATTGGTAAAATCCTCTCTGGAATATTATAATTCAGTTGTGCATGATAAAAATTAG
- a CDS encoding tryptophan synthase subunit alpha, with protein MNNRIEKLFQNKDRDIVSIFFTAGYPNYTDTLEIVKALDSAGADLMEIGIPFSDPLADGKTIQESSSKAIANGMTLSNLFDQLIVLRKKTQKPVILMGYLNSVLQYGIESFYAKCHECGIDGVILPDLPIEEYEGEHKQLADKFNVIMIFLLSPLSQHNRVEEVKKAAKGFVYLVSSNSTTGNEIKNSHQLEEVIPRFNLNLPVLIGFGIKDKASFETACKAGNGAIIGSEFIRRIGQSENIKSTTEQFINELKHQS; from the coding sequence ATGAATAACAGAATAGAAAAATTATTTCAGAATAAAGACAGAGATATTGTCTCGATATTTTTTACCGCGGGTTATCCCAATTACACTGATACTTTGGAAATTGTGAAGGCGCTTGATTCGGCAGGTGCCGACTTAATGGAGATAGGAATTCCGTTTTCTGATCCATTGGCGGATGGAAAGACCATTCAGGAAAGCAGCAGTAAGGCAATCGCCAACGGTATGACGCTATCCAATTTGTTCGATCAGCTAATTGTGCTTCGGAAAAAAACACAGAAGCCGGTTATTTTGATGGGCTACTTAAATTCCGTTTTGCAATACGGTATAGAATCATTCTACGCCAAATGCCATGAATGCGGCATTGACGGTGTGATTCTTCCTGATTTACCGATTGAGGAATATGAAGGTGAGCATAAACAGCTTGCTGATAAATTTAATGTGATTATGATTTTTCTGCTATCTCCCTTATCACAACATAACCGTGTTGAGGAAGTAAAAAAAGCAGCTAAGGGATTTGTTTACCTGGTGTCTTCCAATTCAACTACAGGGAATGAAATTAAAAATTCGCATCAATTGGAAGAGGTTATTCCTCGCTTCAATTTAAATCTGCCGGTGTTAATCGGATTCGGGATAAAAGACAAAGCAAGTTTTGAAACAGCCTGTAAAGCGGGCAACGGCGCCATTATTGGTTCTGAATTTATCAGAAGAATAGGACAGTCTGAAAATATTAAAAGTACAACGGAACAATTTATTAATGAATTAAAACATCAGTCATGA
- a CDS encoding T9SS type A sorting domain-containing protein has translation MKRFLIILVSVVFFNSAANSQTLVKGLYVDKFNLILGNIQKEDSLLNYAQSQGFNYLALYNLWNVHTTASLTNTTTALPLANFINKAKTMYGITNVGATGESFWFFSNVIHVYNQQHTNPNHKFDVYNLEFEFWINSSVNTGGIYCTTYLQPQGFTCDTSGAFKFFKRELRRIDSLGNTVGVTSETYIGWPNAGQAKAIVQNCDRVLISAYVNNQSTTYTYTRPRLIDLAGASVQAKVMPIFSAEPVFMGPWVQSNTPLQAFTNYSVNFTNETGLWKSNISLLGYQWFAYSFMPKTFSLNLNEIFHESKIQVYPNPVIDGKLKVKCSDCEIKILNNMGQIVKTKIMPREGKGEIDVNDLENGIYFVSINNSYNKIVVSKN, from the coding sequence ATGAAACGGTTTTTAATAATCTTAGTATCTGTTGTTTTTTTTAATTCGGCAGCTAATTCCCAGACTTTAGTAAAAGGACTTTACGTCGATAAATTCAATTTGATTTTAGGTAATATTCAAAAGGAAGATAGCTTATTAAATTATGCACAAAGTCAAGGTTTTAATTATCTTGCTTTGTACAATTTGTGGAATGTACATACAACTGCCAGCTTAACAAACACTACAACCGCTTTGCCATTAGCGAATTTTATCAATAAAGCAAAAACAATGTATGGCATCACAAACGTTGGCGCAACCGGCGAAAGTTTTTGGTTTTTTAGTAATGTAATTCATGTTTATAATCAACAACACACTAATCCTAATCATAAATTTGATGTATACAATCTTGAATTTGAATTCTGGATTAATTCATCTGTAAATACAGGCGGTATTTATTGTACTACATATCTTCAGCCTCAGGGTTTCACTTGTGATACGTCCGGTGCTTTTAAGTTTTTTAAACGTGAATTAAGACGAATCGATTCTTTGGGAAACACCGTTGGTGTAACGTCAGAGACCTATATAGGCTGGCCAAATGCAGGACAAGCAAAAGCAATAGTTCAAAATTGCGACAGGGTATTGATAAGTGCTTATGTGAATAATCAATCTACTACATACACCTACACGCGTCCACGGTTAATTGATTTAGCCGGAGCTAGTGTTCAGGCAAAAGTCATGCCCATATTTTCGGCAGAACCTGTATTCATGGGGCCTTGGGTACAAAGCAATACACCACTTCAGGCATTTACTAATTACAGTGTGAATTTCACAAACGAAACTGGTTTGTGGAAGAGTAATATTTCCTTGTTAGGGTATCAATGGTTTGCTTATAGTTTTATGCCAAAAACATTTTCTTTGAATCTTAATGAAATATTTCATGAGAGTAAAATACAGGTTTATCCAAATCCGGTTATCGATGGTAAATTAAAAGTAAAATGTAGTGACTGTGAAATAAAAATTTTAAACAACATGGGTCAAATTGTAAAAACTAAGATAATGCCCCGTGAAGGAAAAGGTGAAATCGATGTGAATGACCTTGAAAATGGAATTTATTTTGTTTCTATAAATAATTCTTACAATAAAATAGTTGTCAGTAAAAATTAG
- the aroA gene encoding 3-phosphoshikimate 1-carboxyvinyltransferase, protein MIKISTPNKSINTEIHISGSKSLSNRLLMVRAISGLDLHFKNLSDSDDTITMAKELGLVKGKTSSVIDVGHAGTDMRFLSAYLSGKIGDWTLTGSERMQQRPIGELVNTLRKLGANITYLNKEGFPPLKIVGSKLNGGAIEIDGSVSSQFITALLLIAPTLESGLTLQIKNESVSKPYIKMTIEVMNQFGVAVEQIGNVIKVPSAHYKKDGLDYYVESDWSSASYWYSFVALADEAKVTLRNFNKSSFQSDSIVQSLYEKLGVKTHWDATGITLTKQASSISELQYDFLDCPDIAQTVAATCVGLGLKAHLTGLQTLRIKETDRIAAMKAELERFGAAVEMTDSSIKINPNASPLTPTDEIKTYHDHRMAMSIAPLVMKCNTLTFDDEDVVNKSYAAFWDDLQEAGIDVE, encoded by the coding sequence ATGATAAAAATTAGCACGCCAAATAAATCGATAAATACCGAAATTCATATTTCGGGTTCTAAAAGTTTGAGCAATCGCCTTTTAATGGTGCGTGCAATTTCAGGATTGGATTTACACTTCAAAAATTTATCCGACTCAGACGATACCATCACGATGGCAAAGGAACTTGGTTTGGTAAAGGGGAAAACTTCTTCCGTAATTGATGTCGGGCATGCAGGAACCGACATGCGGTTTTTATCAGCGTATTTAAGCGGTAAAATTGGCGACTGGACTTTAACTGGATCGGAGCGGATGCAACAACGTCCGATTGGTGAGTTGGTAAATACATTGAGAAAGCTGGGCGCTAATATTACTTATCTGAATAAAGAAGGCTTTCCTCCTTTAAAAATTGTTGGGAGTAAATTAAATGGTGGTGCAATTGAAATCGATGGAAGTGTAAGTAGTCAATTTATTACAGCTTTATTATTAATTGCACCAACCCTTGAAAGTGGATTAACCCTTCAGATAAAAAACGAATCAGTTTCGAAGCCGTACATTAAAATGACGATTGAAGTGATGAATCAATTTGGTGTAGCTGTTGAACAAATCGGTAATGTGATTAAAGTTCCTTCTGCTCATTACAAAAAAGACGGACTTGATTACTATGTAGAGTCCGATTGGTCATCTGCTTCGTATTGGTACAGTTTTGTGGCATTAGCAGATGAAGCAAAAGTAACACTACGGAATTTCAATAAGTCCAGTTTTCAATCGGATTCTATTGTTCAATCTTTATATGAGAAATTAGGAGTAAAAACACACTGGGATGCTACCGGGATAACTTTAACTAAGCAAGCTTCATCTATATCGGAGTTGCAATATGATTTTCTTGACTGTCCTGATATTGCGCAAACAGTAGCTGCTACTTGTGTTGGATTAGGACTTAAAGCGCATTTAACCGGACTACAAACATTACGCATTAAAGAAACAGACAGAATTGCTGCCATGAAAGCCGAACTCGAAAGATTTGGCGCAGCAGTTGAGATGACAGATAGTTCAATTAAGATAAACCCTAATGCATCACCATTAACACCAACCGACGAGATTAAAACTTATCATGATCATCGCATGGCCATGAGCATTGCGCCACTTGTGATGAAATGTAATACACTTACTTTCGATGATGAAGACGTGGTGAATAAATCTTATGCGGCGTTTTGGGATGACTTACAAGAAGCCGGTATCGATGTAGAATAA
- a CDS encoding carboxymuconolactone decarboxylase family protein: protein MSNPVQEFNDYRSRMNDVLMSKDNLVLKRLFNLDTNTYAEGALNVKTKEMLGLVASMVLRCDDCIKYHLGKCKEQGCTTEEIYEIFAVANIVGGTIVIPHTRRAAEYWEELCK, encoded by the coding sequence ATGAGCAATCCTGTACAAGAATTTAATGATTATCGTTCGCGTATGAACGATGTATTAATGAGTAAAGATAATCTGGTTTTAAAACGATTATTTAATCTCGATACTAACACATATGCAGAAGGCGCATTAAATGTAAAAACAAAAGAGATGCTTGGACTTGTTGCCAGCATGGTGCTTCGCTGCGATGACTGCATAAAATATCACCTGGGAAAATGTAAAGAGCAGGGATGTACCACCGAAGAAATTTATGAAATTTTTGCCGTTGCAAATATTGTAGGAGGTACCATTGTTATTCCACACACACGCCGTGCTGCTGAGTATTGGGAAGAGTTGTGTAAATAA
- a CDS encoding beta-ketoacyl-ACP synthase III: MFEVYITKASRFLPNDPISNDEMDAYLGLIDGKPSKGKSLTLRNNGIKSRYYSIDKNGHSTHNNAQMTAMAIQKLANGDFKLADIELIACGTTTPDNLLPSHASMVHGELKASPVELVSPSGACCAGMQALKYGYMSVASGNTKNAVCTGSEKTSSWLRSEQFEKETEKLAELEQQPLISFEKDFLRWMLSDGAGAVLLENKPRGPVSLKIEWLEIKSFANEIETCMYAGADKNADGTTTGWKEMTPDEWMAHSTFALKQDVKLLGKHIVPTGTLYLKDLLEKHKLDINTISYFLPHLSSEFFRNKIAEEIVKYNINIPQEKWFTNLTQLGNVGAGSVYLMIEELMNSGKLKKGDKILLMVPESARFTYAYALLTAY, from the coding sequence ATGTTTGAAGTTTATATAACAAAAGCCTCCCGATTTTTACCGAATGATCCCATCTCCAATGATGAGATGGATGCCTACTTAGGTCTTATTGATGGAAAACCTTCCAAAGGCAAAAGTCTTACACTACGCAATAATGGAATAAAATCAAGATATTATTCCATTGACAAAAACGGGCACTCTACGCATAACAATGCTCAAATGACGGCTATGGCAATTCAAAAATTAGCCAATGGAGATTTTAAATTAGCGGATATTGAATTGATAGCTTGTGGAACAACTACTCCTGATAACTTATTACCTTCCCATGCATCGATGGTACATGGCGAATTAAAAGCCAGTCCTGTTGAACTCGTTTCTCCTTCAGGTGCCTGCTGTGCCGGTATGCAAGCTTTAAAATACGGATACATGTCGGTTGCTTCAGGTAACACAAAAAACGCTGTGTGTACCGGATCAGAAAAAACATCTTCTTGGTTGCGCTCTGAACAGTTTGAAAAAGAAACTGAAAAATTAGCTGAACTTGAACAACAACCTCTCATTTCATTCGAAAAAGATTTTTTAAGATGGATGCTTTCTGACGGCGCAGGTGCAGTTTTGTTAGAAAACAAACCAAGAGGTCCTGTATCATTAAAAATCGAATGGTTAGAAATAAAATCATTTGCCAATGAAATTGAAACCTGTATGTATGCGGGCGCTGATAAAAATGCAGATGGAACAACCACCGGCTGGAAAGAGATGACACCTGACGAATGGATGGCTCATTCTACTTTCGCATTAAAACAGGATGTGAAGTTACTGGGAAAACACATTGTACCCACCGGAACTTTGTATTTGAAAGACCTTCTTGAAAAACATAAACTGGATATAAATACAATCAGCTATTTTTTACCTCATCTGTCATCAGAATTTTTCAGAAATAAAATTGCGGAAGAAATTGTTAAGTACAATATCAATATCCCGCAGGAGAAATGGTTTACCAACCTTACTCAATTAGGAAATGTTGGAGCGGGCTCGGTATATTTAATGATTGAAGAATTAATGAATTCAGGTAAATTAAAAAAGGGCGATAAGATTTTATTAATGGTTCCTGAGAGCGCGCGCTTTACATACGCCTACGCTTTGTTAACCGCTTATTAA